One window of Nicotiana tomentosiformis chromosome 11, ASM39032v3, whole genome shotgun sequence genomic DNA carries:
- the LOC104112796 gene encoding putative cyclin-B3-1 isoform X4 — protein sequence MGKLNSQKHISTIKDGVTELKVYEEADKIKIQSRDSLSRRCKGMSGAPNMSDVQTSRKSSESDIKHIERIKAKCSTSVKVNVKRKVLTDISNIRGNSSRTKSYNSSKLLVSNGKCPKNASNSARKFIMGNVRPNLNGATGDKQILTRAPFKDTKASFDGRKTRIQGRKSVTTGIRRSLPILQQVNIEGTDNKEKGKVRANLNKATDDKQILTQAPRKDMKASFDGPKTRIQVRKSVTTGIRRTGRNALPPSRRSLPILQQVNVEDTNNKEKVNSKKLEKGKGISGVSVLAKPKAAGDVLPQLSNHSNIRRNRVGDASARMAPRGQAKVEVGALRRKSVRTVLKITASSLNSQKCSKSNSMSGVHKCTSRVSIPCKRLVDVRTSSLSKYATSEISAEQPHQKEVPSSSSGSLATPELSIARRKSDRRKSFTCLLMARSKLMKELCGNVELDNLSNIYDSCNHLEVTEYVDDIYQYYWVIEAQNQPIKNYMETQKEITPQMRGILINWLIEVHLKFDLMQETLFLMVTLLDYYLSLARVKKNDLQLVGLTSLLLASKYEDLFHPRVMDLLSISAESYTRDQMLEMEKDILRKLKFRLNAATPYVFMLRLLKAAQADTRFEHLAFYLIELCLVEYEALNYKPSMLCASAIYVARCTMQMTPAWTPLLGMHGRYQESQFRHCAEMILRFHKAASTALLKVTHEKYMQSSNSKVAAIKPLQSLP from the exons ATG GGTAAATTGAACTCGCAGAAACATATATCCACCATAAAAG ATGGAGTTACAGAACTCAAGGTTTACGAAGAGGCAGATAAGATAAAAATCCAAAGCCGTGATTCTCTCAGCAGGCGCTGCAA gGGAATGTCTGGTGCGCCTAACATGAGTGATGTGCAGACCAGTCGGAAGAGCTCGGAG AGTGATATCAAGCACATAGAGAGGATAAAAGCAAAATGCAGTACTTCTG TTAAGGTAAATGTCAAAAGAAAAGTATTGACAGATATCAGCAATATCAGGGGCAACTCTTCGAGAACCAAATCATATAATAGCTCCAAACTGCT GGTGTCAAATGGTAAATGCCCAAAAAATGCAAGCAATTCAGCAAGAAAATTTATCATG GGAAATGTGAGGCCAAACTTGAACGGAGCTACTGGTGACAAGCAAATCTTGACACGGG CACCATTCAAAGATACAAAAGCCTCATTTGATGGCCGAAAGACCAGAATTCAAGGCCGTAAATCAGTTACCACTGGAATCAG GAGGTCTTTACCTATACTACAGCAGGTGAACATCGAGGGTACAGACAATAAAGAGAAG GGAAAGGTGAGGGCGAACTTGAATAAAGCTACTGATGACAAGCAAATCTTGACACAGG CACCACGCAAAGATATGAAAGCCTCCTTTGATGGCCCAAAGACCAGAATTCAAGTCCGTAAATCAGTTACCACTGGAATCAG GAGAACTGGAAGGAATGCTTTACCGCCATCAAG GCGGTCTTTACCAATACTACAGCAGGTGAACGTAGAGGACACGAACAATAAAGAGAAG GTAAATTCCAAAAAGCTGGAGAAAGGCAAAGGAATAAGTGGTGTTTCAG TTTTGGCAAAGCCTAAGGCCGCAGGAGATGTTTTACCACAGTTAAGCAACCACAGCAACATACGGAGAAATCGAGTTGGTGATGCCTCGGCTAGAAT GGCTCCCCGGGGTCAAGCTAAGGTGGAAGTTGGAGCATTGAGAAGAAAATCAGTCAGG ACAGTTCTGAAAATTACTGCTAGCAGTCTCAATTCACAAAAGTGTTCAAAGTCGAACTCCATGTCAGGTGTGCACAAATGCACCTCTCGAGTTTCCATTCCATGTAAAAGGCTGGTGGATGTTAGGACATCTTCCCTATCAAAATATGCAACATCAGAGATTTCAGCTGAGCAACCTCATCAAAAGGAAGTTCCTTCTAGTAGTAGTGGCAGCTTAGCTACACCGGAATTGTCAATTGCCAGGAGGAAATCTGATCGTAGGAAGTCTTTTACGTGTTTACTGATGGCAAGATCAAAG CTTATGAAGGAGCTATGTGGAAATGTAGAGCTGGACAATTTGTCAAACATTTATGATAGTTGCAATCATCTTGAAGTTACTGAATATGTTGATGACATCTATCAATATTATTGGGTTATAGAG GCACAGAATCAGCCTATCAAAAACTACATGGAGACTCAGAAGGAAATAACACCCCAAATGCGTGGCATATTGATCAACTGGCTTATTGAA GTCCATCTGAAATTTGATTTGATGCAAGAAACTCTATTTCTCATGGTTACACTCCTGGACTACTACTTATCATTAGCAAGGGTCAAGAAGAATGATTTGCAGTTAGTTGGCCTTACTTCACTGTTGTTGGCATCAAAATATGAGGACCTTTTCCATCCGAGG GTCATGGACTTACTAAGCATCTCTGCTGAGTCATACACAAGAGATCAGATGCTGGAAATG GAGAAAGATATCTTAAGGAAATTGAAGTTTCGCCTTAATGCAGCAACTCCTTATGTCTTCATGCTAAGGCTTCTTAAGGCTGCTCAAGCAGACACAAGG TTTGAACATCTGGCATTTTACCTCATCGAGTTGTGCTTGGTTGAATACGAAGCTTTGAACTACAAGCCATCCATGCTTTGTGCATCAGCTATTTATGTGGCAAGATGTACGATGCAAATGACGCCAGCCTGGACACCACTGCTGGGGATGCATGGACGTTATCAAGAATCCCAATTCAG ACATTGTGCGGAAATGATCTTGAGGTTTCACAAAGCTGCAAGCACAGCACTTTTGAAAGTCACGCATGAGAAATATATGCAGTCCAGTAACAGCAAAGTTGCTGCTATAAAACCTTTGCAGAGTCTCCCTTAA
- the LOC104112796 gene encoding putative cyclin-B3-1 isoform X2 — protein MGKLNSQKHISTIKDGVTELKVYEEADKIKIQSRDSLSRRCKGMSGAPNMSDVQTSRKSSESDIKHIERIKAKCSTSVKVNVKRKVLTDISNIRGNSSRTKSYNSSKLLVSNGKCPKNASNSARKFIMGNVRPNLNGATGDKQILTRAPFKDTKASFDGRKTRIQGRKSVTTGIRPTGRNDLPPSRRSLPILQQVNIEGTDNKEKGKVRANLNKATDDKQILTQAPRKDMKASFDGPKTRIQVRKSVTTGIRTGRNALPPSRRSLPILQQVNVEDTNNKEKVNSKKLEKGKGISGVSVLAKPKAAGDVLPQLSNHSNIRRNRVGDASARMAPRGQAKVEVGALRRKSVRTVLKITASSLNSQKCSKSNSMSGVHKCTSRVSIPCKRLVDVRTSSLSKYATSEISAEQPHQKEVPSSSSGSLATPELSIARRKSDRRKSFTCLLMARSKLMKELCGNVELDNLSNIYDSCNHLEVTEYVDDIYQYYWVIEAQNQPIKNYMETQKEITPQMRGILINWLIEVHLKFDLMQETLFLMVTLLDYYLSLARVKKNDLQLVGLTSLLLASKYEDLFHPRVMDLLSISAESYTRDQMLEMEKDILRKLKFRLNAATPYVFMLRLLKAAQADTRFEHLAFYLIELCLVEYEALNYKPSMLCASAIYVARCTMQMTPAWTPLLGMHGRYQESQFRHCAEMILRFHKAASTALLKVTHEKYMQSSNSKVAAIKPLQSLP, from the exons ATG GGTAAATTGAACTCGCAGAAACATATATCCACCATAAAAG ATGGAGTTACAGAACTCAAGGTTTACGAAGAGGCAGATAAGATAAAAATCCAAAGCCGTGATTCTCTCAGCAGGCGCTGCAA gGGAATGTCTGGTGCGCCTAACATGAGTGATGTGCAGACCAGTCGGAAGAGCTCGGAG AGTGATATCAAGCACATAGAGAGGATAAAAGCAAAATGCAGTACTTCTG TTAAGGTAAATGTCAAAAGAAAAGTATTGACAGATATCAGCAATATCAGGGGCAACTCTTCGAGAACCAAATCATATAATAGCTCCAAACTGCT GGTGTCAAATGGTAAATGCCCAAAAAATGCAAGCAATTCAGCAAGAAAATTTATCATG GGAAATGTGAGGCCAAACTTGAACGGAGCTACTGGTGACAAGCAAATCTTGACACGGG CACCATTCAAAGATACAAAAGCCTCATTTGATGGCCGAAAGACCAGAATTCAAGGCCGTAAATCAGTTACCACTGGAATCAG GCCAACTGGAAGGAATGATTTACCGCCATCAAG GAGGTCTTTACCTATACTACAGCAGGTGAACATCGAGGGTACAGACAATAAAGAGAAG GGAAAGGTGAGGGCGAACTTGAATAAAGCTACTGATGACAAGCAAATCTTGACACAGG CACCACGCAAAGATATGAAAGCCTCCTTTGATGGCCCAAAGACCAGAATTCAAGTCCGTAAATCAGTTACCACTGGAATCAG AACTGGAAGGAATGCTTTACCGCCATCAAG GCGGTCTTTACCAATACTACAGCAGGTGAACGTAGAGGACACGAACAATAAAGAGAAG GTAAATTCCAAAAAGCTGGAGAAAGGCAAAGGAATAAGTGGTGTTTCAG TTTTGGCAAAGCCTAAGGCCGCAGGAGATGTTTTACCACAGTTAAGCAACCACAGCAACATACGGAGAAATCGAGTTGGTGATGCCTCGGCTAGAAT GGCTCCCCGGGGTCAAGCTAAGGTGGAAGTTGGAGCATTGAGAAGAAAATCAGTCAGG ACAGTTCTGAAAATTACTGCTAGCAGTCTCAATTCACAAAAGTGTTCAAAGTCGAACTCCATGTCAGGTGTGCACAAATGCACCTCTCGAGTTTCCATTCCATGTAAAAGGCTGGTGGATGTTAGGACATCTTCCCTATCAAAATATGCAACATCAGAGATTTCAGCTGAGCAACCTCATCAAAAGGAAGTTCCTTCTAGTAGTAGTGGCAGCTTAGCTACACCGGAATTGTCAATTGCCAGGAGGAAATCTGATCGTAGGAAGTCTTTTACGTGTTTACTGATGGCAAGATCAAAG CTTATGAAGGAGCTATGTGGAAATGTAGAGCTGGACAATTTGTCAAACATTTATGATAGTTGCAATCATCTTGAAGTTACTGAATATGTTGATGACATCTATCAATATTATTGGGTTATAGAG GCACAGAATCAGCCTATCAAAAACTACATGGAGACTCAGAAGGAAATAACACCCCAAATGCGTGGCATATTGATCAACTGGCTTATTGAA GTCCATCTGAAATTTGATTTGATGCAAGAAACTCTATTTCTCATGGTTACACTCCTGGACTACTACTTATCATTAGCAAGGGTCAAGAAGAATGATTTGCAGTTAGTTGGCCTTACTTCACTGTTGTTGGCATCAAAATATGAGGACCTTTTCCATCCGAGG GTCATGGACTTACTAAGCATCTCTGCTGAGTCATACACAAGAGATCAGATGCTGGAAATG GAGAAAGATATCTTAAGGAAATTGAAGTTTCGCCTTAATGCAGCAACTCCTTATGTCTTCATGCTAAGGCTTCTTAAGGCTGCTCAAGCAGACACAAGG TTTGAACATCTGGCATTTTACCTCATCGAGTTGTGCTTGGTTGAATACGAAGCTTTGAACTACAAGCCATCCATGCTTTGTGCATCAGCTATTTATGTGGCAAGATGTACGATGCAAATGACGCCAGCCTGGACACCACTGCTGGGGATGCATGGACGTTATCAAGAATCCCAATTCAG ACATTGTGCGGAAATGATCTTGAGGTTTCACAAAGCTGCAAGCACAGCACTTTTGAAAGTCACGCATGAGAAATATATGCAGTCCAGTAACAGCAAAGTTGCTGCTATAAAACCTTTGCAGAGTCTCCCTTAA
- the LOC104112796 gene encoding putative cyclin-B3-1 isoform X1: MGKLNSQKHISTIKDGVTELKVYEEADKIKIQSRDSLSRRCKGMSGAPNMSDVQTSRKSSESDIKHIERIKAKCSTSVKVNVKRKVLTDISNIRGNSSRTKSYNSSKLLVSNGKCPKNASNSARKFIMGNVRPNLNGATGDKQILTRAPFKDTKASFDGRKTRIQGRKSVTTGIRPTGRNDLPPSRRSLPILQQVNIEGTDNKEKGKVRANLNKATDDKQILTQAPRKDMKASFDGPKTRIQVRKSVTTGIRRTGRNALPPSRRSLPILQQVNVEDTNNKEKVNSKKLEKGKGISGVSVLAKPKAAGDVLPQLSNHSNIRRNRVGDASARMAPRGQAKVEVGALRRKSVRTVLKITASSLNSQKCSKSNSMSGVHKCTSRVSIPCKRLVDVRTSSLSKYATSEISAEQPHQKEVPSSSSGSLATPELSIARRKSDRRKSFTCLLMARSKLMKELCGNVELDNLSNIYDSCNHLEVTEYVDDIYQYYWVIEAQNQPIKNYMETQKEITPQMRGILINWLIEVHLKFDLMQETLFLMVTLLDYYLSLARVKKNDLQLVGLTSLLLASKYEDLFHPRVMDLLSISAESYTRDQMLEMEKDILRKLKFRLNAATPYVFMLRLLKAAQADTRFEHLAFYLIELCLVEYEALNYKPSMLCASAIYVARCTMQMTPAWTPLLGMHGRYQESQFRHCAEMILRFHKAASTALLKVTHEKYMQSSNSKVAAIKPLQSLP, encoded by the exons ATG GGTAAATTGAACTCGCAGAAACATATATCCACCATAAAAG ATGGAGTTACAGAACTCAAGGTTTACGAAGAGGCAGATAAGATAAAAATCCAAAGCCGTGATTCTCTCAGCAGGCGCTGCAA gGGAATGTCTGGTGCGCCTAACATGAGTGATGTGCAGACCAGTCGGAAGAGCTCGGAG AGTGATATCAAGCACATAGAGAGGATAAAAGCAAAATGCAGTACTTCTG TTAAGGTAAATGTCAAAAGAAAAGTATTGACAGATATCAGCAATATCAGGGGCAACTCTTCGAGAACCAAATCATATAATAGCTCCAAACTGCT GGTGTCAAATGGTAAATGCCCAAAAAATGCAAGCAATTCAGCAAGAAAATTTATCATG GGAAATGTGAGGCCAAACTTGAACGGAGCTACTGGTGACAAGCAAATCTTGACACGGG CACCATTCAAAGATACAAAAGCCTCATTTGATGGCCGAAAGACCAGAATTCAAGGCCGTAAATCAGTTACCACTGGAATCAG GCCAACTGGAAGGAATGATTTACCGCCATCAAG GAGGTCTTTACCTATACTACAGCAGGTGAACATCGAGGGTACAGACAATAAAGAGAAG GGAAAGGTGAGGGCGAACTTGAATAAAGCTACTGATGACAAGCAAATCTTGACACAGG CACCACGCAAAGATATGAAAGCCTCCTTTGATGGCCCAAAGACCAGAATTCAAGTCCGTAAATCAGTTACCACTGGAATCAG GAGAACTGGAAGGAATGCTTTACCGCCATCAAG GCGGTCTTTACCAATACTACAGCAGGTGAACGTAGAGGACACGAACAATAAAGAGAAG GTAAATTCCAAAAAGCTGGAGAAAGGCAAAGGAATAAGTGGTGTTTCAG TTTTGGCAAAGCCTAAGGCCGCAGGAGATGTTTTACCACAGTTAAGCAACCACAGCAACATACGGAGAAATCGAGTTGGTGATGCCTCGGCTAGAAT GGCTCCCCGGGGTCAAGCTAAGGTGGAAGTTGGAGCATTGAGAAGAAAATCAGTCAGG ACAGTTCTGAAAATTACTGCTAGCAGTCTCAATTCACAAAAGTGTTCAAAGTCGAACTCCATGTCAGGTGTGCACAAATGCACCTCTCGAGTTTCCATTCCATGTAAAAGGCTGGTGGATGTTAGGACATCTTCCCTATCAAAATATGCAACATCAGAGATTTCAGCTGAGCAACCTCATCAAAAGGAAGTTCCTTCTAGTAGTAGTGGCAGCTTAGCTACACCGGAATTGTCAATTGCCAGGAGGAAATCTGATCGTAGGAAGTCTTTTACGTGTTTACTGATGGCAAGATCAAAG CTTATGAAGGAGCTATGTGGAAATGTAGAGCTGGACAATTTGTCAAACATTTATGATAGTTGCAATCATCTTGAAGTTACTGAATATGTTGATGACATCTATCAATATTATTGGGTTATAGAG GCACAGAATCAGCCTATCAAAAACTACATGGAGACTCAGAAGGAAATAACACCCCAAATGCGTGGCATATTGATCAACTGGCTTATTGAA GTCCATCTGAAATTTGATTTGATGCAAGAAACTCTATTTCTCATGGTTACACTCCTGGACTACTACTTATCATTAGCAAGGGTCAAGAAGAATGATTTGCAGTTAGTTGGCCTTACTTCACTGTTGTTGGCATCAAAATATGAGGACCTTTTCCATCCGAGG GTCATGGACTTACTAAGCATCTCTGCTGAGTCATACACAAGAGATCAGATGCTGGAAATG GAGAAAGATATCTTAAGGAAATTGAAGTTTCGCCTTAATGCAGCAACTCCTTATGTCTTCATGCTAAGGCTTCTTAAGGCTGCTCAAGCAGACACAAGG TTTGAACATCTGGCATTTTACCTCATCGAGTTGTGCTTGGTTGAATACGAAGCTTTGAACTACAAGCCATCCATGCTTTGTGCATCAGCTATTTATGTGGCAAGATGTACGATGCAAATGACGCCAGCCTGGACACCACTGCTGGGGATGCATGGACGTTATCAAGAATCCCAATTCAG ACATTGTGCGGAAATGATCTTGAGGTTTCACAAAGCTGCAAGCACAGCACTTTTGAAAGTCACGCATGAGAAATATATGCAGTCCAGTAACAGCAAAGTTGCTGCTATAAAACCTTTGCAGAGTCTCCCTTAA
- the LOC104112796 gene encoding putative cyclin-B3-1 isoform X3, with protein sequence MGKLNSQKHISTIKDGVTELKVYEEADKIKIQSRDSLSRRCKGMSGAPNMSDVQTSRKSSESDIKHIERIKAKCSTSVKVNVKRKVLTDISNIRGNSSRTKSYNSSKLLVSNGKCPKNASNSARKFIMGNVRPNLNGATGDKQILTRDTKASFDGRKTRIQGRKSVTTGIRPTGRNDLPPSRRSLPILQQVNIEGTDNKEKGKVRANLNKATDDKQILTQAPRKDMKASFDGPKTRIQVRKSVTTGIRRTGRNALPPSRRSLPILQQVNVEDTNNKEKVNSKKLEKGKGISGVSVLAKPKAAGDVLPQLSNHSNIRRNRVGDASARMAPRGQAKVEVGALRRKSVRTVLKITASSLNSQKCSKSNSMSGVHKCTSRVSIPCKRLVDVRTSSLSKYATSEISAEQPHQKEVPSSSSGSLATPELSIARRKSDRRKSFTCLLMARSKLMKELCGNVELDNLSNIYDSCNHLEVTEYVDDIYQYYWVIEAQNQPIKNYMETQKEITPQMRGILINWLIEVHLKFDLMQETLFLMVTLLDYYLSLARVKKNDLQLVGLTSLLLASKYEDLFHPRVMDLLSISAESYTRDQMLEMEKDILRKLKFRLNAATPYVFMLRLLKAAQADTRFEHLAFYLIELCLVEYEALNYKPSMLCASAIYVARCTMQMTPAWTPLLGMHGRYQESQFRHCAEMILRFHKAASTALLKVTHEKYMQSSNSKVAAIKPLQSLP encoded by the exons ATG GGTAAATTGAACTCGCAGAAACATATATCCACCATAAAAG ATGGAGTTACAGAACTCAAGGTTTACGAAGAGGCAGATAAGATAAAAATCCAAAGCCGTGATTCTCTCAGCAGGCGCTGCAA gGGAATGTCTGGTGCGCCTAACATGAGTGATGTGCAGACCAGTCGGAAGAGCTCGGAG AGTGATATCAAGCACATAGAGAGGATAAAAGCAAAATGCAGTACTTCTG TTAAGGTAAATGTCAAAAGAAAAGTATTGACAGATATCAGCAATATCAGGGGCAACTCTTCGAGAACCAAATCATATAATAGCTCCAAACTGCT GGTGTCAAATGGTAAATGCCCAAAAAATGCAAGCAATTCAGCAAGAAAATTTATCATG GGAAATGTGAGGCCAAACTTGAACGGAGCTACTGGTGACAAGCAAATCTTGACACGGG ATACAAAAGCCTCATTTGATGGCCGAAAGACCAGAATTCAAGGCCGTAAATCAGTTACCACTGGAATCAG GCCAACTGGAAGGAATGATTTACCGCCATCAAG GAGGTCTTTACCTATACTACAGCAGGTGAACATCGAGGGTACAGACAATAAAGAGAAG GGAAAGGTGAGGGCGAACTTGAATAAAGCTACTGATGACAAGCAAATCTTGACACAGG CACCACGCAAAGATATGAAAGCCTCCTTTGATGGCCCAAAGACCAGAATTCAAGTCCGTAAATCAGTTACCACTGGAATCAG GAGAACTGGAAGGAATGCTTTACCGCCATCAAG GCGGTCTTTACCAATACTACAGCAGGTGAACGTAGAGGACACGAACAATAAAGAGAAG GTAAATTCCAAAAAGCTGGAGAAAGGCAAAGGAATAAGTGGTGTTTCAG TTTTGGCAAAGCCTAAGGCCGCAGGAGATGTTTTACCACAGTTAAGCAACCACAGCAACATACGGAGAAATCGAGTTGGTGATGCCTCGGCTAGAAT GGCTCCCCGGGGTCAAGCTAAGGTGGAAGTTGGAGCATTGAGAAGAAAATCAGTCAGG ACAGTTCTGAAAATTACTGCTAGCAGTCTCAATTCACAAAAGTGTTCAAAGTCGAACTCCATGTCAGGTGTGCACAAATGCACCTCTCGAGTTTCCATTCCATGTAAAAGGCTGGTGGATGTTAGGACATCTTCCCTATCAAAATATGCAACATCAGAGATTTCAGCTGAGCAACCTCATCAAAAGGAAGTTCCTTCTAGTAGTAGTGGCAGCTTAGCTACACCGGAATTGTCAATTGCCAGGAGGAAATCTGATCGTAGGAAGTCTTTTACGTGTTTACTGATGGCAAGATCAAAG CTTATGAAGGAGCTATGTGGAAATGTAGAGCTGGACAATTTGTCAAACATTTATGATAGTTGCAATCATCTTGAAGTTACTGAATATGTTGATGACATCTATCAATATTATTGGGTTATAGAG GCACAGAATCAGCCTATCAAAAACTACATGGAGACTCAGAAGGAAATAACACCCCAAATGCGTGGCATATTGATCAACTGGCTTATTGAA GTCCATCTGAAATTTGATTTGATGCAAGAAACTCTATTTCTCATGGTTACACTCCTGGACTACTACTTATCATTAGCAAGGGTCAAGAAGAATGATTTGCAGTTAGTTGGCCTTACTTCACTGTTGTTGGCATCAAAATATGAGGACCTTTTCCATCCGAGG GTCATGGACTTACTAAGCATCTCTGCTGAGTCATACACAAGAGATCAGATGCTGGAAATG GAGAAAGATATCTTAAGGAAATTGAAGTTTCGCCTTAATGCAGCAACTCCTTATGTCTTCATGCTAAGGCTTCTTAAGGCTGCTCAAGCAGACACAAGG TTTGAACATCTGGCATTTTACCTCATCGAGTTGTGCTTGGTTGAATACGAAGCTTTGAACTACAAGCCATCCATGCTTTGTGCATCAGCTATTTATGTGGCAAGATGTACGATGCAAATGACGCCAGCCTGGACACCACTGCTGGGGATGCATGGACGTTATCAAGAATCCCAATTCAG ACATTGTGCGGAAATGATCTTGAGGTTTCACAAAGCTGCAAGCACAGCACTTTTGAAAGTCACGCATGAGAAATATATGCAGTCCAGTAACAGCAAAGTTGCTGCTATAAAACCTTTGCAGAGTCTCCCTTAA
- the LOC104112796 gene encoding putative cyclin-B3-1 isoform X5 — protein sequence MGKLNSQKHISTIKDGVTELKVYEEADKIKIQSRDSLSRRCKGMSGAPNMSDVQTSRKSSESDIKHIERIKAKCSTSVKVNVKRKVLTDISNIRGNSSRTKSYNSSKLLVSNGKCPKNASNSARKFIMGNVRPNLNGATGDKQILTRDTKASFDGRKTRIQGRKSVTTGIRRSLPILQQVNIEGTDNKEKGKVRANLNKATDDKQILTQAPRKDMKASFDGPKTRIQVRKSVTTGIRRTGRNALPPSRRSLPILQQVNVEDTNNKEKVNSKKLEKGKGISGVSVLAKPKAAGDVLPQLSNHSNIRRNRVGDASARMAPRGQAKVEVGALRRKSVRTVLKITASSLNSQKCSKSNSMSGVHKCTSRVSIPCKRLVDVRTSSLSKYATSEISAEQPHQKEVPSSSSGSLATPELSIARRKSDRRKSFTCLLMARSKLMKELCGNVELDNLSNIYDSCNHLEVTEYVDDIYQYYWVIEAQNQPIKNYMETQKEITPQMRGILINWLIEVHLKFDLMQETLFLMVTLLDYYLSLARVKKNDLQLVGLTSLLLASKYEDLFHPRVMDLLSISAESYTRDQMLEMEKDILRKLKFRLNAATPYVFMLRLLKAAQADTRFEHLAFYLIELCLVEYEALNYKPSMLCASAIYVARCTMQMTPAWTPLLGMHGRYQESQFRHCAEMILRFHKAASTALLKVTHEKYMQSSNSKVAAIKPLQSLP from the exons ATG GGTAAATTGAACTCGCAGAAACATATATCCACCATAAAAG ATGGAGTTACAGAACTCAAGGTTTACGAAGAGGCAGATAAGATAAAAATCCAAAGCCGTGATTCTCTCAGCAGGCGCTGCAA gGGAATGTCTGGTGCGCCTAACATGAGTGATGTGCAGACCAGTCGGAAGAGCTCGGAG AGTGATATCAAGCACATAGAGAGGATAAAAGCAAAATGCAGTACTTCTG TTAAGGTAAATGTCAAAAGAAAAGTATTGACAGATATCAGCAATATCAGGGGCAACTCTTCGAGAACCAAATCATATAATAGCTCCAAACTGCT GGTGTCAAATGGTAAATGCCCAAAAAATGCAAGCAATTCAGCAAGAAAATTTATCATG GGAAATGTGAGGCCAAACTTGAACGGAGCTACTGGTGACAAGCAAATCTTGACACGGG ATACAAAAGCCTCATTTGATGGCCGAAAGACCAGAATTCAAGGCCGTAAATCAGTTACCACTGGAATCAG GAGGTCTTTACCTATACTACAGCAGGTGAACATCGAGGGTACAGACAATAAAGAGAAG GGAAAGGTGAGGGCGAACTTGAATAAAGCTACTGATGACAAGCAAATCTTGACACAGG CACCACGCAAAGATATGAAAGCCTCCTTTGATGGCCCAAAGACCAGAATTCAAGTCCGTAAATCAGTTACCACTGGAATCAG GAGAACTGGAAGGAATGCTTTACCGCCATCAAG GCGGTCTTTACCAATACTACAGCAGGTGAACGTAGAGGACACGAACAATAAAGAGAAG GTAAATTCCAAAAAGCTGGAGAAAGGCAAAGGAATAAGTGGTGTTTCAG TTTTGGCAAAGCCTAAGGCCGCAGGAGATGTTTTACCACAGTTAAGCAACCACAGCAACATACGGAGAAATCGAGTTGGTGATGCCTCGGCTAGAAT GGCTCCCCGGGGTCAAGCTAAGGTGGAAGTTGGAGCATTGAGAAGAAAATCAGTCAGG ACAGTTCTGAAAATTACTGCTAGCAGTCTCAATTCACAAAAGTGTTCAAAGTCGAACTCCATGTCAGGTGTGCACAAATGCACCTCTCGAGTTTCCATTCCATGTAAAAGGCTGGTGGATGTTAGGACATCTTCCCTATCAAAATATGCAACATCAGAGATTTCAGCTGAGCAACCTCATCAAAAGGAAGTTCCTTCTAGTAGTAGTGGCAGCTTAGCTACACCGGAATTGTCAATTGCCAGGAGGAAATCTGATCGTAGGAAGTCTTTTACGTGTTTACTGATGGCAAGATCAAAG CTTATGAAGGAGCTATGTGGAAATGTAGAGCTGGACAATTTGTCAAACATTTATGATAGTTGCAATCATCTTGAAGTTACTGAATATGTTGATGACATCTATCAATATTATTGGGTTATAGAG GCACAGAATCAGCCTATCAAAAACTACATGGAGACTCAGAAGGAAATAACACCCCAAATGCGTGGCATATTGATCAACTGGCTTATTGAA GTCCATCTGAAATTTGATTTGATGCAAGAAACTCTATTTCTCATGGTTACACTCCTGGACTACTACTTATCATTAGCAAGGGTCAAGAAGAATGATTTGCAGTTAGTTGGCCTTACTTCACTGTTGTTGGCATCAAAATATGAGGACCTTTTCCATCCGAGG GTCATGGACTTACTAAGCATCTCTGCTGAGTCATACACAAGAGATCAGATGCTGGAAATG GAGAAAGATATCTTAAGGAAATTGAAGTTTCGCCTTAATGCAGCAACTCCTTATGTCTTCATGCTAAGGCTTCTTAAGGCTGCTCAAGCAGACACAAGG TTTGAACATCTGGCATTTTACCTCATCGAGTTGTGCTTGGTTGAATACGAAGCTTTGAACTACAAGCCATCCATGCTTTGTGCATCAGCTATTTATGTGGCAAGATGTACGATGCAAATGACGCCAGCCTGGACACCACTGCTGGGGATGCATGGACGTTATCAAGAATCCCAATTCAG ACATTGTGCGGAAATGATCTTGAGGTTTCACAAAGCTGCAAGCACAGCACTTTTGAAAGTCACGCATGAGAAATATATGCAGTCCAGTAACAGCAAAGTTGCTGCTATAAAACCTTTGCAGAGTCTCCCTTAA